The Hyphomicrobiales bacterium genome has a window encoding:
- a CDS encoding Phage major capsid protein yields the protein MNHSHAVPETKAAGADLALAFEDLRYTLESYRSANDERLTEIEARSGTDPLTEEKLTRIDAALDDTMRRIDRITLERSRPALGQDAPARDPLVAEHKAAFAAYVRTGEAGGLKRLEAKALSAGSGPDGGYLAPSTVEGEILRRLANVSPIRSLATVRTISSGTYKKAFSATGPASGWVAEAAARPQTGSPVLTELSFPAMELYAMPAATQTLLDDAIVNIDQWIAEEVESAFAEQEGAAFVTGDGVDKPKGFLAYPTVADASWSWGNIGVLNTGVAGAFAGSNPSDILVDLVYALKAGYRQNASFVMNRKTQAAIRKFKDSTGHYLWQPPASAGAPATLLGFPLVEAEDMPNIANNAVSIAFGDFRRGYLVVDRAGVRILRDPYSAKPYVLFYTTKRVGGGVQDFAAIKGAEIRGLRHFQAKWTPVRVKNRRSAPANMP from the coding sequence ATGAACCACTCTCATGCCGTTCCGGAGACCAAGGCCGCGGGCGCCGATCTCGCGCTCGCCTTCGAGGATCTGCGCTATACGCTGGAAAGCTACCGCTCGGCCAATGACGAGCGCCTCACCGAGATCGAGGCTCGCAGCGGCACCGATCCCCTCACCGAGGAGAAGCTCACCCGGATCGATGCCGCGCTCGACGACACCATGCGCCGCATCGACCGGATCACGCTGGAACGCAGCCGTCCGGCGCTCGGTCAGGACGCTCCCGCCCGCGATCCGCTCGTCGCGGAGCACAAGGCCGCCTTCGCGGCCTATGTCCGCACCGGCGAAGCCGGCGGGTTGAAGCGGCTCGAAGCCAAGGCGCTGTCGGCCGGCTCCGGCCCGGACGGCGGCTATCTGGCGCCGTCGACGGTCGAGGGCGAGATTCTGCGCCGGCTCGCCAATGTCTCGCCGATTCGCTCGCTCGCGACCGTGAGGACGATCTCGTCCGGCACCTACAAGAAGGCATTCTCGGCGACGGGGCCGGCCTCCGGCTGGGTGGCCGAGGCGGCGGCGCGGCCGCAGACCGGCTCGCCCGTTCTGACGGAGTTGTCCTTCCCCGCCATGGAACTCTACGCCATGCCGGCCGCCACGCAGACCTTGCTGGACGATGCGATCGTCAACATCGATCAGTGGATCGCCGAGGAGGTCGAGAGCGCCTTCGCGGAGCAGGAGGGGGCGGCCTTCGTCACCGGCGACGGCGTCGACAAGCCCAAGGGCTTCCTCGCCTATCCGACCGTTGCGGATGCCAGCTGGAGCTGGGGCAATATCGGCGTGCTCAACACCGGCGTCGCCGGCGCCTTCGCTGGCTCCAACCCTTCGGATATCCTGGTCGATCTCGTCTATGCGCTGAAGGCCGGCTATCGCCAGAACGCCTCCTTCGTCATGAACCGGAAGACCCAGGCCGCAATCCGCAAGTTCAAGGACAGCACGGGGCATTATCTCTGGCAGCCCCCGGCCTCCGCCGGTGCGCCGGCGACCTTGCTCGGCTTCCCGCTGGTCGAGGCGGAAGACATGCCCAACATCGCCAACAACGCGGTCTCGATCGCGTTCGGCGATTTCCGGCGCGGCTATCTCGTCGTCGACCGTGCCGGCGTGCGCATCCTGCGCGATCCCTACTCCGCCAAGCCCTATGTCCTGTTCTACACGACCAAGCGCGTCGGCGGCGGCGTTCAGGACTTCGCCGCGATCAAAGGGGCTGAAATTCGCGGTCTGAGGCATTTTCAAGCGAAGTGGACACCGGTTCGCGTGAAGAACCGAAGGTCCGCGCCAGCGAACATGCCATAA
- a CDS encoding Phage prohead protease, HK97 family produces MRAASRPPLEAKLLPLQPSRIAPDGVFEGYASLFRVPDLGKDVVEPGAFRDTLARRGPSGVKLLWQHDPAEPLGRWLSLVEDSRGLFVRGRLALAVARAREIHALMREGAIDGLSIGFRPQRARTEPRTGLRRLERVDLWEVSVVTFPMLPQARISAVKAACRAPAFV; encoded by the coding sequence ATGAGGGCCGCATCGCGCCCGCCGCTGGAGGCCAAGCTTCTGCCGCTGCAGCCTTCGCGCATCGCGCCCGACGGGGTGTTCGAAGGCTATGCCAGCCTCTTTCGCGTCCCCGACCTCGGCAAGGATGTGGTCGAGCCCGGCGCCTTTCGCGACACCCTGGCCCGGCGCGGCCCCTCCGGCGTCAAGCTGCTCTGGCAGCATGATCCGGCCGAGCCGCTCGGCCGCTGGCTCAGCCTGGTCGAGGACAGCCGCGGCCTCTTCGTCCGTGGCCGGCTGGCGCTCGCCGTCGCGCGGGCCCGCGAAATCCACGCGCTGATGCGGGAGGGCGCCATCGACGGCCTGTCGATCGGCTTCCGCCCCCAAAGGGCGCGGACCGAGCCGCGCACGGGCCTGCGCCGGCTCGAGCGCGTCGACCTCTGGGAAGTGTCGGTCGTGACCTTCCCGATGCTGCCGCAGGCCCGGATCAGCGCCGTCAAGGCGGCCTGCCGCGCGCCCGCATTCGTCTGA
- a CDS encoding conserved hypothetical protein (Evidence 4 : Unknown function but conserved in other organisms), producing MNMLDQIVAAFVGRADVGHLGLLLWAASASVLAWLVLRELTEANRRFDDFVRELNRFNARHEGDQP from the coding sequence ATGAACATGCTCGATCAGATCGTCGCGGCCTTCGTCGGCCGCGCCGATGTCGGCCATCTCGGCCTGTTGCTCTGGGCGGCGAGCGCATCCGTGCTCGCCTGGCTCGTCCTGCGCGAGCTTACCGAGGCCAATCGCCGCTTCGACGACTTCGTCCGCGAGCTCAACCGTTTCAACGCACGCCATGAGGGGGACCAACCATGA
- a CDS encoding Trypsin-like serine protease: MILRSLSALAFTFLAAVAAQPARAVVGGTDSRDAHGARAWTVRVETSRGELCSGAVIAPEIVLTAAHCLMGGGSISVVSLDTRFRARRQLVVAVLPHPSFVPGTTPRTQPGTDLALLRLAQPLPGDIELLTLGGGLWQGETVTMAGFGLSAENNKSTARRLRETPLLNAGNYTTQNTVKVAVDIAARGEAPGAGACRGDSGGPVLRGSPRSRDLVGIVSWSSGPLNTRARRICGGFTAITPVSEHRSWISEGSTRLLTFGSEAPPDETAQPRAAFSWWFSR, translated from the coding sequence TCGCCGCCGTCGCGGCACAGCCCGCCCGTGCCGTCGTCGGCGGCACCGACTCGCGCGACGCTCATGGCGCCCGTGCCTGGACCGTTCGGGTCGAGACCAGCCGCGGCGAGCTCTGCTCGGGCGCGGTGATCGCGCCCGAGATCGTGCTGACGGCGGCGCATTGCCTGATGGGCGGCGGCTCGATCAGCGTCGTCAGCCTCGACACCCGTTTCCGGGCGCGCCGGCAGCTGGTCGTCGCGGTGCTGCCGCATCCGAGCTTCGTGCCCGGCACGACGCCACGCACCCAGCCAGGCACCGATCTCGCACTGCTGCGCCTGGCGCAGCCGTTGCCGGGCGACATCGAGCTGCTGACTCTTGGCGGCGGCCTCTGGCAGGGCGAGACCGTCACCATGGCGGGCTTCGGCCTCTCCGCCGAGAACAACAAGAGCACCGCCCGGCGCCTGCGCGAGACCCCGCTGCTCAATGCCGGCAATTACACGACCCAGAACACGGTCAAGGTCGCCGTCGACATCGCGGCGCGTGGCGAGGCACCGGGCGCCGGCGCCTGCCGGGGCGATTCCGGCGGGCCGGTGCTGCGCGGCTCGCCGCGCTCGCGAGACCTCGTCGGCATCGTGAGCTGGTCGAGCGGGCCGCTCAATACGCGGGCACGGCGCATCTGCGGTGGCTTCACCGCGATCACGCCGGTCAGCGAGCACCGGAGCTGGATCTCCGAAGGCAGCACGCGGCTGCTGACGTTCGGTAGCGAAGCGCCGCCGGACGAAACGGCCCAGCCGCGAGCCGCCTTCAGCTGGTGGTTTTCGCGCTGA
- a CDS encoding HK97 family phage portal protein — MFDFLRNLRGPAAPDQKRSRVGPLIALHETGRAVWTPRDYVALSREGYERNPVVHRCVRLIAEAAAQLPLVAKTAAREVPEHPALALIERPNPRQGGIAFREMLFGHLLVAGNAYVEAVSTGREPRELYALRPDRMRVVPGREGWPEAYDYTVGGDTVRFRQDEGEVPPILHLTLFHPVDDHYGLSPIEAAAAALDIHNAASGWHKALLDNAARPSGALVYDGPEGATLTEAQFERLKQELEDSFQGARNAGRPLLLEGGLDWKPLSLTPAELDFVAAKGVAAREIALAFGVPPLLLGLPGDNTHANFAEANRALWRQAVIPLVKRTAQSLAQWLGPAFGDDLTLEPDLDAVEALAEERESLWRRLGAADFLDPDEKREAVGYGRRASGKERP, encoded by the coding sequence ATGTTCGATTTCCTTCGCAACCTGCGCGGCCCAGCCGCGCCGGACCAGAAGCGCTCGCGCGTCGGGCCGCTTATCGCCCTGCATGAAACCGGCAGGGCCGTCTGGACGCCGCGCGACTATGTCGCCCTGTCGCGAGAGGGCTATGAACGCAACCCGGTCGTGCATCGCTGCGTGCGCCTGATCGCCGAGGCGGCGGCCCAGCTGCCGTTGGTTGCGAAAACCGCCGCCCGCGAGGTGCCGGAGCATCCTGCGCTGGCGCTGATCGAGCGGCCCAATCCGCGCCAGGGCGGCATCGCCTTCCGCGAGATGCTGTTCGGCCATCTGCTCGTGGCCGGCAACGCCTATGTCGAGGCGGTGAGCACCGGCCGCGAGCCGCGCGAACTCTATGCGCTGCGGCCCGACCGGATGCGCGTCGTGCCGGGGCGCGAGGGCTGGCCGGAAGCCTATGACTATACCGTCGGGGGCGACACGGTGCGTTTCCGGCAGGATGAGGGCGAGGTGCCGCCGATCCTGCATCTGACGCTGTTCCATCCGGTCGACGACCATTACGGCCTGTCGCCGATCGAGGCGGCGGCTGCCGCGCTCGACATCCACAACGCTGCGAGCGGCTGGCACAAGGCCCTGCTCGACAATGCCGCGCGCCCCTCCGGCGCGCTGGTCTATGACGGGCCGGAAGGCGCGACGCTGACCGAGGCGCAGTTCGAGCGGCTGAAGCAGGAGCTGGAGGATTCCTTCCAGGGCGCCCGCAATGCCGGCCGGCCGCTGCTGCTCGAAGGCGGACTGGATTGGAAACCCCTGTCCCTGACGCCGGCCGAGCTCGATTTCGTTGCCGCCAAGGGCGTCGCGGCGCGCGAGATCGCGCTCGCCTTCGGCGTGCCGCCGCTGCTGCTCGGCCTGCCCGGCGACAATACCCATGCCAATTTCGCCGAGGCCAATCGCGCGCTCTGGCGCCAGGCCGTGATCCCGCTGGTGAAGCGCACGGCGCAATCGCTGGCGCAATGGCTCGGCCCCGCCTTCGGCGACGACCTCACACTCGAGCCCGATCTCGATGCGGTCGAGGCGCTGGCCGAGGAGCGCGAGTCGCTCTGGCGGCGCCTCGGCGCGGCGGATTTCCTCGATCCCGACGAGAAGCGCGAGGCGGTCGGCTATGGCCGGCGCGCCTCCGGAAAGGAGCGGCCATGA
- a CDS encoding conserved hypothetical protein (Evidence 4 : Unknown function but conserved in other organisms), with amino-acid sequence MKGSREAKPPSNRPGAGRSQPAKARPGHLKPDTFSRFVRNLARLESGPPQGGKDGEGGR; translated from the coding sequence ATGAAGGGCAGTCGCGAGGCGAAGCCTCCGTCGAACCGGCCGGGTGCCGGCCGGTCTCAGCCGGCCAAGGCCCGGCCCGGCCACCTGAAGCCGGACACGTTCAGCCGGTTCGTCCGCAATCTGGCGAGGCTGGAGAGCGGGCCGCCGCAAGGCGGCAAGGACGGGGAGGGTGGCCGATGA